One Indicator indicator isolate 239-I01 chromosome 21, UM_Iind_1.1, whole genome shotgun sequence DNA segment encodes these proteins:
- the LOC128974211 gene encoding olfactory receptor 5V1-like has protein sequence MQRVNLSTVSEFVLVGLSDAPQVRFLLFVLFLIIYLATMAGNIMFLTAISTDTRLHNPMYFFLGNLSLLDILCPTITVPKMLDVLLLENKIISFTGCMLQLFFLIDVVGTEVFLLAVMAYDRYVAICHPLQYMNIVSMKLCAHLAIGTWLVGIVNSLLHTSLIFTLSFCGFNKVNQYYCDIPPVLALSCLPTYSRELVILLVGGVVGGSAFVITLISYICILLAILSMRSSESRHKAFSTCGSHLTVVCLFYGTTICTYVRPSSTYSPHQDRIVSMLYEILTPLLNPIIYSLRNKEVKCALRRVVSQVRTALTRQEHLSQSLASSGAPVIG, from the coding sequence ATGCAGAGGGTCAACTTATCAACAGTGTCAGAATTTGTTCTTGTAGGCCTTTCTGATGCTCCCCAAGTccgttttcttctctttgtgctgtttttgaTTATTTATTTGGCCACCATGGCAGGCAACATCATGTTCCTTACTGCCATTAGCACAGACACCCGTTTGCACAACCCCATGTACTTCTTTCTTGGCAACTTATCCCTACTGGATATCTTATGTCCCACTATCACTGTGCCAAAGATGCTGGATGTCTTGTTGCTTGAgaacaaaattatttccttcactGGCTGCATGCTCCAGCTCTTCTTCCTCATTGATGTTGTAGGCACAGAGGTTTTCCTCTTGGCTGTGATGGCCTACGACCGTTACGTTGCCATATGTCACCCGCTGCAGTACATGAACATTGTGAGCATGAAGCTGTGTGCTCACCTAGCCATTGGCACCTGGCTAGTGGGGATTGTTAATTCCCTGTTGCACACCTCTTTGATTTTTACACTCTCTTTCTGTGGTTTTAATAAGGTTAACCAGTATTACTGTGACATTCCCCCTGTGCTGGCCCTCTCCTGCTTGCCTACCTACAGCAGGGAGCTGGTCATTCTCCTTGTCGGTGGGGTCGTCGGAGGCAGTGCCTTTGTGATCACTCTGATCTCTTATATCTGTATCCTCTTGGCCATCCTGAGCATGAGGTCTTCTGAGAGCAGGCACAAAGCTTTCTCCACTTGTGGTTCTCACTTGACAGTTGTATGCCTTTTCTATGGGACCACCATCTGCACATATGTACGACCTTCCTCCACCTACTCACCTCATCAGGACAGGATAGTTTCCATGCTGTATGAAATCCTCACCCCCCTGCTAAACCCCATAATCTACAGTCTGAGGAACAAAGAAGTCAAATGTGCCTTAAGAAGAGTAGTCAGCCAGGTAAGAACTGCTTTAACAAGACAAGAACATCTCTCTCAGTCTTTGGCATCTTCTGGAGCCCCAGTAATTGGGTAA